The following proteins come from a genomic window of Geothrix edaphica:
- the trpA gene encoding tryptophan synthase subunit alpha, whose protein sequence is MNPLLPFLMAGDPSLDLLPHLLSEAKALGLEALELGLPHSDPIADGPVLQAAAHRAIATGATPVRVLEALAGITDSPDLILFTYLNPLLQIGAERLKTLLRTTPVKALLVVDLPFGEEPAFEAELRAAGYPMVPLLAPTTTLERARQVLGERPDPGAPAPFAQRFAYVVARLGVTGTGQGTDLAPVRERVADLGTLTTRPLAVGFGLSDAASLAAVRAMGATPVIGSALVRELAGGRSLSACLAPLL, encoded by the coding sequence ATGAACCCGCTCCTTCCCTTTCTCATGGCCGGCGATCCCTCACTGGACCTGCTCCCGCACCTGCTTTCCGAGGCCAAGGCCCTTGGCCTCGAGGCCCTGGAACTCGGCCTGCCGCACTCGGATCCCATCGCGGACGGCCCTGTGCTCCAGGCGGCCGCGCACCGCGCGATTGCAACCGGCGCCACGCCGGTCCGGGTGCTGGAAGCCCTGGCGGGGATCACGGACAGCCCGGACCTGATCCTCTTCACCTACCTGAATCCCCTGCTCCAGATCGGGGCGGAGCGGCTGAAGACGCTGCTGAGGACCACGCCCGTGAAGGCGCTGCTGGTGGTGGACCTGCCCTTCGGGGAGGAGCCCGCGTTCGAGGCGGAGCTGCGGGCGGCGGGCTATCCCATGGTGCCGCTCCTGGCGCCCACCACCACCCTGGAGCGGGCCCGGCAGGTCCTGGGCGAGCGCCCGGATCCGGGGGCTCCGGCGCCCTTTGCCCAGCGCTTCGCCTATGTGGTGGCACGGCTGGGCGTCACGGGCACAGGGCAGGGGACGGACCTGGCGCCGGTGCGGGAGCGCGTGGCGGACCTGGGAACGCTCACGACGCGCCCACTCGCCGTGGGTTTCGGATTGTCCGATGCGGCCAGCCTCGCCGCCGTGCGGGCCATGGGGGCCACTCCGGTCATCGGATCCGCTCTGGTGCGGGAGCTGGCCGGGGGGAGGAGCCTGTCGGCCTGCCTCGCTCCACTCCTCTGA
- the trpB gene encoding tryptophan synthase subunit beta, with protein MTDSFTLPTRFGSQQLGGCYAPETLMQPLLDLEAAFRAAWADPAFLAELKAELRHFVGRPTPLTPAPRLAATLGLKALLLKREDLTHTGAHKINNALAQALLARRMGKTEIIAETGAGQHGVATAAACARLGLTCTVFMGVTDMARQAPNVARMRLFGTKVEPVAAGQGTLKEAVNEALRAWAGRCDRAHYILGSALGPHPFPTLVRTFQTVIGEEARAQALEQSGSLPDAVLACAGGGSNGLGLLMPFLGDDLRRVAVEAGGHGRGLGEHAARLDGGRMGVLHGCKTLLLQDEHGHTAETASISAGLDYPALGPELAALALDGNVEVRRASDDEALAGARLLCEAEGILPALESSHALALLPALAAEGAATILLGLSGRGDKDLSTYQSRLGI; from the coding sequence ATGACTGATTCGTTCACGCTCCCCACGCGCTTCGGTTCGCAGCAGCTTGGCGGCTGCTACGCCCCGGAAACCCTCATGCAGCCGCTGCTGGATCTGGAGGCCGCCTTCCGCGCCGCCTGGGCGGATCCGGCCTTCCTCGCCGAGCTGAAGGCCGAGCTGCGCCACTTCGTGGGCCGGCCCACGCCTCTCACGCCTGCCCCACGCCTAGCTGCGACGCTGGGCCTGAAGGCCCTCCTCCTCAAGCGGGAGGACCTCACCCACACCGGCGCCCACAAGATCAACAACGCCCTGGCCCAGGCCCTGCTGGCCCGGCGCATGGGCAAGACCGAGATCATCGCGGAGACCGGCGCGGGCCAGCACGGCGTGGCCACCGCAGCGGCTTGCGCGCGCCTGGGCCTGACCTGCACCGTGTTCATGGGCGTCACGGACATGGCCCGCCAGGCGCCGAATGTGGCCCGCATGCGGCTCTTCGGCACCAAGGTCGAGCCGGTGGCCGCGGGGCAGGGCACCCTCAAGGAAGCCGTGAACGAGGCCCTGCGGGCCTGGGCGGGCCGCTGCGATCGGGCCCACTACATCCTGGGCTCCGCGCTTGGACCCCATCCCTTCCCGACCCTGGTGCGAACCTTCCAGACCGTCATCGGCGAGGAGGCCCGCGCCCAGGCGCTGGAACAGTCGGGTTCGTTGCCAGATGCCGTCCTTGCCTGCGCCGGCGGCGGCAGCAACGGGCTGGGCCTGCTGATGCCCTTCCTGGGCGATGACCTGCGCCGCGTGGCCGTGGAGGCCGGCGGCCATGGCCGCGGGCTTGGCGAGCACGCGGCCCGGCTCGATGGCGGACGCATGGGCGTGCTGCACGGCTGCAAGACCCTGCTGCTCCAGGACGAGCATGGCCACACGGCCGAGACCGCCAGCATCAGCGCGGGACTGGACTACCCGGCCCTGGGGCCTGAGCTGGCGGCGCTTGCGCTCGACGGCAACGTGGAGGTGCGCCGCGCGTCCGATGACGAGGCGCTTGCCGGCGCCCGCCTGCTCTGCGAGGCCGAAGGCATCCTCCCCGCGCTGGAGAGCAGCCATGCCCTGGCCCTGCTGCCCGCGCTGGCCGCCGAAGGCGCCGCCACCATCCTGCTGGGGCTCAGCGGCCGCGGCGACAAGGATCTGTCCACCTACCAATCACGCCTGGGGATCTGA
- a CDS encoding phosphoribosylanthranilate isomerase, with product MNLLAKVCGLTTAEDAAFAAGQGADLLGFVFHPPSPRHCADLSVAEAFLDRAVLVMVDERAEALLEKARRHGFRRIQPYLPAVERERGISLLREAGLFVLLPWADEPGQAVVPADLYLWESSPTQTGVAGGSGQSHPMTFPPPGPFLLAGGLDGTNLADRATALPLDIRPHLRGFDAASRLEGSPGVKDPSKVAAFVAAVRHEASAGKGTHD from the coding sequence ATGAACCTGCTGGCCAAAGTCTGCGGGCTTACCACCGCCGAAGACGCAGCTTTCGCCGCAGGGCAGGGCGCGGATCTGCTGGGTTTCGTGTTCCATCCGCCCAGCCCTCGGCACTGCGCGGATCTGTCGGTGGCGGAGGCCTTCCTGGACCGGGCCGTGCTGGTGATGGTGGATGAACGTGCCGAGGCCCTCCTCGAAAAGGCGCGCCGCCATGGGTTCCGGCGCATCCAGCCCTACCTCCCCGCAGTGGAACGCGAGCGAGGAATATCGTTGCTGCGGGAGGCAGGCCTCTTCGTCCTGCTGCCCTGGGCGGATGAACCGGGCCAGGCCGTGGTGCCCGCGGACCTCTATCTATGGGAATCCAGCCCCACCCAGACCGGGGTGGCTGGAGGATCGGGGCAGAGCCATCCCATGACCTTTCCACCCCCCGGCCCCTTCCTGCTCGCGGGTGGCCTGGATGGCACCAACCTGGCGGACCGGGCCACCGCGCTTCCCCTCGACATTCGCCCGCACCTGCGGGGCTTCGACGCGGCGAGTCGGCTGGAAGGCTCGCCCGGCGTCAAAGATCCATCGAAGGTGGCCGCGTTCGTAGCGGCCGTGAGACATGAAGCCTCGGCCGGAAAGGGCACCCATGACTGA
- a CDS encoding indole-3-glycerol-phosphate synthase has product MSRLPDPASLVRGTGLPKSSHLQRVLVSELARLAQATPTAPPVRGPLEGPGPFELALRREAAARGGAVIAEYKQASPSLGPFAAGTPLQAQLQAYRDGGAAAFSILAEPAYFRGAAAHLTAAAEFGLPRLYKGFVISEAQLAEAESCGAEAVLLIVRVLKGHTAAFAEAARQRGLEALVELHDLTEVPHAQEARARMVGINARDLSTFTLGEPTAAPLRKAFPDAVLVRESGLATPEDAQTSLRAGFEAVLIGEALMRSPDPKGFLERVFADLRQEAR; this is encoded by the coding sequence GTGAGTCGCCTGCCTGATCCCGCCTCCCTGGTCCGGGGCACCGGGCTGCCCAAGAGTTCGCATCTCCAGCGGGTACTGGTATCCGAACTGGCCCGCCTGGCCCAGGCAACGCCAACGGCGCCACCGGTCCGCGGGCCCCTGGAGGGCCCTGGTCCCTTCGAGCTGGCCCTGAGGCGGGAAGCCGCGGCCAGGGGTGGAGCCGTGATCGCCGAATACAAGCAGGCTTCGCCCTCGCTCGGTCCCTTCGCGGCCGGCACGCCCCTCCAGGCCCAGCTCCAGGCCTACCGCGACGGTGGCGCGGCAGCCTTCTCCATCCTGGCGGAACCAGCCTACTTCCGCGGAGCGGCGGCCCATCTGACCGCCGCGGCGGAGTTTGGTCTGCCGCGCCTCTACAAGGGCTTCGTCATTTCCGAGGCCCAGCTTGCGGAGGCCGAAAGCTGCGGTGCCGAGGCGGTGCTGCTCATCGTCCGAGTGCTGAAAGGCCATACGGCCGCCTTCGCCGAGGCTGCGCGTCAGCGCGGTCTGGAGGCGCTCGTGGAGCTGCACGACCTCACGGAGGTTCCCCACGCCCAGGAAGCCCGGGCCCGCATGGTGGGCATCAACGCCCGGGACCTCTCCACGTTCACCCTGGGCGAACCCACCGCCGCGCCCCTGCGCAAGGCCTTCCCGGATGCGGTGCTGGTCCGGGAATCCGGCCTCGCCACGCCCGAGGATGCCCAGACCTCCCTGCGGGCGGGCTTCGAGGCCGTGCTCATCGGCGAAGCCCTCATGCGGAGCCCGGATCCCAAGGGCTTTCTGGAGCGCGTCTTCGCGGACCTGCGCCAGGAGGCGCGATGA
- the trpD gene encoding anthranilate phosphoribosyltransferase gives MTLLTTHNPIRPLPEATASELMHIFIDQDTDALLVGACLALLAQRVPEAHELAAFADSLFEVAVPFPQAPHGAIDVVGTGGDGASTANLSTLTALFLPTLGVPVVKHGNRAATGVCGSADLMEALGYDLSRAVSDLEADLLERRFAFLFAPAYHPLLGRLREIRRRLGIPTIFNLLGPLLNPGHPPLQVLGVAREELLAPMAGALARRTRLERAFVIHGKDAEGKGLDEASIEGPTTVVAVREGRVLAPQVIVPRELGITQPDRHALRVADRGEALAVARGIFGGAGHAEFRPAVADAVALQAGLGLVLHQGGSLDGLAQIFRDLRAALEHGFTLPFPMTGVQP, from the coding sequence ATGACCCTGCTGACCACCCACAACCCCATCCGCCCGCTGCCGGAGGCCACCGCCTCGGAGCTCATGCACATCTTCATCGACCAGGACACGGACGCGCTGCTGGTAGGGGCCTGTCTGGCCCTGCTGGCCCAGCGGGTGCCCGAGGCCCACGAGCTGGCGGCCTTCGCGGACTCCCTCTTTGAGGTGGCCGTACCCTTCCCGCAAGCGCCCCACGGCGCCATCGATGTGGTGGGCACGGGCGGTGATGGGGCATCCACCGCCAACCTCAGCACCCTCACGGCGCTGTTCCTCCCGACCCTCGGGGTGCCCGTGGTGAAGCATGGGAACCGCGCCGCCACGGGTGTCTGCGGCAGCGCCGACCTGATGGAGGCCCTGGGCTACGACCTCTCCAGGGCAGTCTCGGACCTGGAGGCGGACCTCTTGGAGCGCCGGTTCGCCTTCCTGTTCGCGCCGGCCTACCACCCGCTGCTGGGCCGTCTCCGGGAGATCCGCCGCCGGTTGGGGATCCCCACGATCTTCAACCTGCTGGGGCCGCTGCTGAATCCCGGGCATCCGCCCCTGCAGGTGCTGGGCGTGGCGCGCGAGGAGCTGCTGGCTCCCATGGCCGGAGCCCTGGCCCGGCGCACCCGCCTGGAGCGGGCCTTCGTCATCCACGGCAAGGACGCGGAAGGGAAGGGGCTCGACGAAGCTTCCATCGAAGGTCCCACGACGGTGGTGGCGGTGAGGGAGGGTCGGGTCCTGGCGCCCCAGGTGATCGTCCCCCGGGAGCTGGGCATCACCCAGCCCGACCGCCACGCGCTGCGGGTGGCGGACCGGGGCGAGGCCCTGGCCGTCGCCCGCGGCATCTTCGGTGGGGCCGGCCACGCGGAGTTCCGCCCGGCCGTGGCGGATGCCGTAGCCTTGCAGGCCGGGCTTGGGCTGGTCCTGCATCAGGGCGGTTCTCTGGACGGCTTGGCCCAGATCTTCCGCGACCTGCGGGCCGCCCTCGAACACGGCTTCACCCTGCCGTTTCCCATGACGGGAGTGCAACCGTGA
- a CDS encoding anthranilate synthase component II — protein sequence MILLIDALDSFTYNLVQAFETLGAPVRVVRHDAITLDEAKALRPEAVVLSPGPGHPTESPAHMALAGSDWDIPLLGVCLGHQALAAATGGRVIRALEPLHGEATALEHDGTGLFQGLSMGLPVGRYHSLIADAASLPACWRVTGRSPGGEIMAMAHRDLPRWGVQFHPESILTPDGPAMLANFLRLSTSPGRHKGP from the coding sequence ATGATCCTCCTGATCGACGCCCTGGATTCCTTCACCTACAACCTGGTGCAGGCCTTCGAGACACTGGGTGCGCCGGTCCGCGTGGTCCGGCACGACGCCATCACCCTCGACGAGGCCAAGGCCCTGCGGCCCGAAGCCGTGGTGTTGTCGCCGGGGCCCGGCCACCCCACGGAAAGCCCAGCGCACATGGCGCTCGCCGGCTCCGACTGGGACATCCCGCTGCTGGGCGTGTGCCTGGGGCACCAGGCCCTGGCCGCGGCTACTGGTGGCCGGGTCATCCGGGCCCTCGAACCCCTGCATGGCGAGGCCACGGCCCTGGAGCACGACGGGACGGGACTCTTCCAGGGCCTGTCCATGGGACTTCCTGTCGGCCGCTACCACAGCCTCATCGCGGATGCGGCTTCGCTGCCCGCCTGCTGGCGCGTCACCGGCCGCAGCCCCGGTGGCGAAATCATGGCCATGGCCCACCGCGACTTGCCCCGCTGGGGTGTGCAGTTCCACCCGGAAAGCATCCTCACGCCGGACGGCCCGGCCATGCTCGCGAACTTCCTGCGTCTCTCCACGTCGCCTGGGCGACATAAGGGGCCCTAA
- a CDS encoding anthranilate synthase component I family protein, with protein sequence MASEPRLLLRHPFPADLLTPLAAYLALRPAGASLLLESCDQGERVGRHSFVLLEGPAECRLDPPAKGWVEALRALAGGPSSATVTDPATELPALKETLPVGVGCAGYLGFEAVGALEPTLPQPARDSLGLPGLWVRRFDVALVFDHLHQVAELQTVDGDAEAGFRRLRDLRARLLAGVRDPGPGASEPRAIAQMTREAYEGAVRTAQELILDGDIYQLVPSQRFRIEDPPPPLEAYRRLRRLNPSPYGFLLEWEGFALVGASPEMLVRVQGDEAETLPIAGTVPRGANAEEDITRFEALKRDPKELAEHQMLVDLARNDLGRVAVPGGVRVEKPLALQRTSHVLHLTTTVKAKLRDGVDALDVLAATFPAGTVSGAPKLRACQRIAELEGEVRGPYGGVLLRLGTDGALDTALILRTAVYAGGAAHIQAGAGVVRASKPESEYFETLHKLGAIAQALGVQLPGATR encoded by the coding sequence ATGGCTTCTGAACCCAGGCTCCTGCTCCGCCATCCCTTCCCCGCGGACCTCCTCACACCCCTGGCCGCCTACCTGGCCCTGCGCCCCGCTGGCGCCAGCCTGCTGCTGGAGTCCTGCGACCAGGGCGAGCGCGTGGGCCGCCACAGCTTCGTGCTGCTGGAGGGGCCCGCCGAGTGCCGCCTGGACCCGCCCGCGAAGGGCTGGGTGGAGGCCCTGCGGGCCCTGGCCGGTGGACCGTCGTCGGCCACGGTCACCGACCCCGCGACGGAGCTGCCGGCCCTGAAGGAAACCCTCCCCGTGGGCGTGGGCTGCGCGGGCTACCTGGGCTTCGAGGCGGTGGGGGCCCTGGAGCCCACGCTGCCCCAGCCGGCCAGGGACAGCCTGGGCCTGCCGGGCCTGTGGGTGCGCCGCTTCGACGTGGCCCTGGTCTTCGACCACCTGCACCAGGTGGCGGAACTCCAGACCGTGGACGGCGATGCAGAGGCCGGCTTCCGCCGCCTGCGGGACCTTCGGGCGCGGCTCCTGGCCGGTGTGCGCGATCCCGGACCAGGCGCCTCGGAACCCCGCGCCATCGCGCAAATGACCCGGGAAGCCTACGAAGGCGCCGTGCGAACAGCCCAGGAACTGATCCTGGATGGGGACATCTACCAGCTGGTGCCCAGCCAGCGCTTCCGCATCGAAGATCCGCCGCCGCCGCTGGAGGCCTATCGCCGCCTCCGCCGCCTGAATCCGAGCCCCTATGGCTTCCTGCTGGAGTGGGAGGGCTTCGCCCTGGTGGGTGCGTCGCCGGAAATGCTGGTGCGGGTGCAGGGTGATGAAGCGGAGACTCTGCCCATCGCCGGCACCGTACCGCGTGGGGCCAATGCGGAGGAGGACATCACCCGCTTCGAGGCCCTCAAGCGCGATCCCAAGGAGCTGGCCGAGCACCAGATGCTGGTGGACCTGGCCCGCAACGACCTGGGCCGCGTGGCCGTTCCCGGCGGGGTCCGGGTGGAGAAGCCCCTGGCCCTCCAGCGCACCAGCCACGTGCTGCACCTCACCACCACCGTGAAGGCGAAACTCCGGGACGGCGTGGACGCCCTGGACGTGCTGGCGGCGACCTTCCCAGCCGGCACGGTCAGCGGTGCCCCCAAGCTCCGGGCCTGCCAGCGCATCGCCGAACTGGAAGGCGAGGTGCGCGGCCCTTATGGTGGCGTGCTGCTGCGACTGGGCACCGATGGCGCCCTCGACACGGCCCTCATCCTGCGCACGGCGGTCTATGCGGGCGGCGCGGCCCACATCCAGGCCGGGGCCGGCGTGGTGCGGGCCTCGAAGCCCGAGTCCGAATACTTCGAAACCCTGCACAAGCTGGGCGCCATCGCCCAGGCCCTCGGTGTCCAGCTGCCCGGAGCCACCCGATGA
- a CDS encoding 5'-nucleotidase C-terminal domain-containing protein: MKLRSTSVFLSLALLPIHLAAQPPSVKAEVIPVTEMLPDDPEVQKVIAPLAEEIKASFGLPLVQAPQGVFRGRRGEENLLGYWVSDVMRQAAQPLVGAPVRFAITNAGGLRANLRPGQLKVGDIFELMPFENELVVIELTGAEVIQVVKEGLLRRGGEPCSGVKVKVEGTPQQATLTVTWEDGSPIDPAAMVKVATTDYLYLGGDSIPTLKKGRKPFTTGVTLRQMLLDECAAMGKAGKELLAPAPGRYTVPVPILEAIRDKTFKL, encoded by the coding sequence GTGAAGCTGCGATCAACTAGCGTATTCCTGTCCCTGGCCCTCCTGCCTATCCACTTGGCGGCGCAGCCGCCCAGCGTGAAGGCGGAGGTCATCCCCGTCACTGAAATGCTCCCCGACGATCCGGAGGTCCAGAAGGTCATCGCCCCTCTGGCGGAGGAGATCAAGGCCAGCTTCGGCCTGCCCCTGGTGCAGGCGCCCCAGGGCGTGTTCCGCGGGCGGCGGGGGGAGGAGAACCTCCTGGGCTACTGGGTTTCGGATGTCATGCGGCAGGCGGCCCAGCCCCTGGTGGGTGCCCCGGTGCGCTTCGCCATCACCAACGCCGGCGGCCTGCGGGCCAACCTGCGCCCCGGCCAGCTCAAGGTGGGCGATATCTTCGAGCTGATGCCCTTCGAGAACGAGCTGGTCGTCATCGAACTCACCGGCGCCGAGGTCATCCAGGTGGTGAAGGAGGGCCTCCTCCGCCGCGGCGGCGAGCCTTGTTCCGGCGTGAAGGTGAAGGTCGAGGGTACGCCCCAGCAGGCCACGCTCACTGTCACCTGGGAAGATGGCAGCCCCATCGATCCCGCCGCCATGGTGAAGGTCGCCACCACCGACTACCTCTACCTTGGCGGCGACTCCATCCCCACGCTGAAGAAGGGTCGCAAGCCTTTCACCACGGGCGTCACCCTCCGGCAGATGCTGTTGGACGAGTGCGCGGCCATGGGCAAGGCGGGCAAGGAGCTGCTGGCCCCGGCGCCAGGCCGCTACACGGTGCCCGTGCCGATCCTGGAAGCCATCCGCGACAAGACGTTCAAGCTCTAG
- a CDS encoding bifunctional metallophosphatase/5'-nucleotidase yields the protein MDRRHFLASLGAAAVASRVPLKAAEGPAAGRITLLHTNDTHSRIEPFGPGNGAISGKGGMARRATLVKQLRSQLGSVLLLDAGDTFQGTPYFNRYKGRLDYQLMRMIGYDATTLGNHDFDNGVGMLVEAMASMEQLQHKNPPFAFLNCNFDCKGAPELARRIRPFLIRDFPGVRVGITGVGVAFAGLVAPKNHEGIAWKDPYQSLKPVVKRLREVEKVDLVVVLSHLGYDVKDAGHDDLRLPGQVAGIDAIIGGHSHTFLEAPVKVKQAQGETLVFQVGFGGVNLGRMDFTLARGEVKAASGAAMPVLG from the coding sequence ATGGACCGCCGCCACTTCCTCGCCTCCCTCGGCGCCGCCGCCGTGGCCTCCCGGGTGCCCCTGAAGGCCGCGGAAGGCCCGGCCGCGGGCCGCATCACCCTGCTGCACACCAACGACACCCACTCCCGCATCGAGCCCTTCGGCCCCGGCAACGGCGCCATCAGCGGCAAGGGCGGCATGGCCCGGCGGGCCACGCTGGTGAAGCAGCTCCGGAGCCAGCTGGGTTCCGTGCTGCTGCTGGACGCGGGCGACACCTTCCAGGGCACGCCCTACTTCAACCGCTACAAGGGCCGGCTCGACTACCAGCTCATGCGGATGATCGGCTACGACGCCACCACCCTTGGGAACCACGATTTCGACAACGGCGTGGGGATGCTGGTCGAGGCCATGGCCTCCATGGAGCAGCTGCAGCACAAGAACCCGCCCTTCGCCTTCCTGAACTGCAACTTCGACTGCAAAGGCGCACCGGAACTGGCCAGGCGGATCCGCCCCTTCCTCATCCGGGACTTCCCTGGCGTGAGGGTGGGCATCACGGGGGTGGGCGTGGCCTTCGCCGGGCTGGTGGCCCCCAAGAACCACGAGGGCATCGCCTGGAAGGATCCCTACCAAAGCCTCAAGCCCGTGGTGAAGCGCCTCCGTGAGGTCGAGAAGGTGGACCTGGTGGTGGTCCTCTCCCACCTGGGCTACGACGTGAAGGACGCCGGCCATGATGATCTGCGCCTGCCCGGCCAGGTGGCGGGCATCGACGCCATCATCGGTGGGCACAGCCACACCTTCCTGGAGGCGCCTGTGAAGGTCAAGCAGGCCCAGGGGGAGACCCTCGTCTTCCAGGTCGGGTTCGGTGGCGTGAACCTGGGGCGCATGGACTTCACCCTGGCCCGCGGCGAGGTGAAGGCCGCCTCCGGGGCCGCCATGCCGGTGCTCGGATAA